In one window of Syngnathus scovelli strain Florida chromosome 20, RoL_Ssco_1.2, whole genome shotgun sequence DNA:
- the LOC125990091 gene encoding homeobox-containing protein 1 isoform X1 gives MSDFSEEPRFTIEQIDLLQRLRRSGMTKQEILHALETLDRLDREHGDKFGRRTSSILSSSSAYMVGGTNSCTNNSASNNTASATTTSSVTCNGAINNGEDGVGDHSATTASSTTSKISTATQTQFGSNGGGLSPSLSNNYDTSPPPAPPPPSTILPSPVSLVALSQNGRDSLAATPNGKLSPPRYPVNSAAAVRTFGFEPIEEDLDVDDKVEELMRRDSSMVKEEIKAFLGNRRISQAVVAQVTGISQSRISHWLLQHGSDLSEQKKRAFYRWYALEKTTPGATLNMRPAPLPLEEMEWRQTPPPLATAPGTFRLRRGSRFTWRKECLAVMESYFNDNQYPDEAKREEIANACNAVIQKPGKKLSDLERVTSLKVYNWFANRRKEIKRRANIEATILESHGIDVQSPGGHSNSDDIDGNDFTDQACDLPYFDKRPLSRQFGLYRLEPSSPTQDDNAAHSEHQDPISLAVEMAAVNHTILALSRTGGVPSDIKTEVLEDD, from the exons ATGTCTGACTTCAGCGAGGAGCCTCGCTTCACTATCGAGCAGATAGATCTGCTGCAGCGGCTGCGCCGCTCCGGCATGACCAAGCAGGAGATCCTGCATGCGCTGGAAACTCTGGACCGGCTGGACCGGGAGCACGGCGACAAGTTCGGTCGCCGCACCTCATCCATcctctcttcctcctccgcCTACATGGTAGGCGGGACCAACAGCTGCACCAACAACTCTGCCTCCAACAACACTGCCTCCGCAACCACCACCTCTTCCGTGACGTGCAACGGCGCCATCAACAATGGCGAAGATGGCGTCGGTGACCACTCCGCAACCACTGCCTCCTCTACGACCTCCAAGATATCCACAGCCACGCAGACGCAGTTTGGCAGCAACGGCGGGGGGCTCTCGCCCTCTCTTAGTAACAACTATGACACCTCCCCACCTCCAGCGCCGCCGCCACCCTCCACCATCTTGCCCTCACCTGTCTCACTGGTGGCGTTGTCACAGAATGGGCGTGACAGTCTAGCCGCCACACCCAACGGAAAGCTGTCTCCTCCTCGCTACCCCGTCAACAGCGCCGCAGCAGTAAGAACCTTTGGGTTCGAGCCTATAGAAGAGGACCTTGATGTTGACGATAAAGTGGAGGAGCTGATGAG GAGGGATAGCAGCATGGTAAAAGAGGAGATTAAAGCCTTTCTGGGGAACCGCCGGATCTCGCAGGCTGTGGTGGCACAAGTCACTG GCATCAGCCAGAGCAGAATCTCCCATTGGCTGCTGCAGCATGGCTCCGACCTGAGTGAGCAGAAGAAGAGGGCCTTCTACCGTTGGTACGCGCTGGAGAAAACTACACCAG GTGCCACTCTGAACATGCGGCCGGCGCCATTGCCTCTAGAGGAGATGGAGTGGAGGCAAACTCCTCCTCCACTGGCCACAGCCCCGGGAACTTTCCGACTTCGGCGGGGAAGCCGCTTCACTTGGAGGAAGGAGTGTCTGGCTGTGATGGAGAG CTACTTCAACGACAACCAGTACCCAGATGAAGCCAAAAGGGAGGAAATTGCCAACGCCTgcaatgctgttattcagaAACCAG GGAAGAAGCTATCTGATTTGGAGAGGGTCACTTCCCTCAAAGTTTACAACTGGTTCGCGAACCgccgcaaagaaatcaagaggcGAGCTAACATTG AAGCCACAATCCTGGAGAGTCATGGGATAGACGTGCAGAGTCCAGGAGGACACTCCAACAGCGACGACATTGACGGGAACGATTTCACAGACCAG GCATGTGATCTGCCATATTTTGACAAGAGACCTCTCAGCCGACAATTTGGCCTTTACCGCTTGGAGCCCAGCTCCCCTACACAG GATGACAACGCCGCTCACAGCGAGCACCAGGATCCCATCTCCTTGGCTGTGGAGATGGCCGCAGTCAATCACACCATCTTGGCCCTGTCTAGAACCGGAGGGGTTCCCAGTGATATCAAGACAGAAGTCCTGGAGGACGACTGA
- the LOC125990091 gene encoding homeobox-containing protein 1 isoform X2: MSDFSEEPRFTIEQIDLLQRLRRSGMTKQEILHALETLDRLDREHGDKFGRRTSSILSSSSAYMVGGTNSCTNNSASNNTASATTTSSVTCNGAINNGEDGVGDHSATTASSTTSKISTATQTQFGSNGGGLSPSLSNNYDTSPPPAPPPPSTILPSPVSLVALSQNGRDSLAATPNGKLSPPRYPVNSAAAVRTFGFEPIEEDLDVDDKVEELMRRDSSMVKEEIKAFLGNRRISQAVVAQVTGISQSRISHWLLQHGSDLSEQKKRAFYRWYALEKTTPGATLNMRPAPLPLEEMEWRQTPPPLATAPGTFRLRRGSRFTWRKECLAVMESYFNDNQYPDEAKREEIANACNAVIQKPGKKLSDLERVTSLKVYNWFANRRKEIKRRANIATILESHGIDVQSPGGHSNSDDIDGNDFTDQACDLPYFDKRPLSRQFGLYRLEPSSPTQDDNAAHSEHQDPISLAVEMAAVNHTILALSRTGGVPSDIKTEVLEDD, from the exons ATGTCTGACTTCAGCGAGGAGCCTCGCTTCACTATCGAGCAGATAGATCTGCTGCAGCGGCTGCGCCGCTCCGGCATGACCAAGCAGGAGATCCTGCATGCGCTGGAAACTCTGGACCGGCTGGACCGGGAGCACGGCGACAAGTTCGGTCGCCGCACCTCATCCATcctctcttcctcctccgcCTACATGGTAGGCGGGACCAACAGCTGCACCAACAACTCTGCCTCCAACAACACTGCCTCCGCAACCACCACCTCTTCCGTGACGTGCAACGGCGCCATCAACAATGGCGAAGATGGCGTCGGTGACCACTCCGCAACCACTGCCTCCTCTACGACCTCCAAGATATCCACAGCCACGCAGACGCAGTTTGGCAGCAACGGCGGGGGGCTCTCGCCCTCTCTTAGTAACAACTATGACACCTCCCCACCTCCAGCGCCGCCGCCACCCTCCACCATCTTGCCCTCACCTGTCTCACTGGTGGCGTTGTCACAGAATGGGCGTGACAGTCTAGCCGCCACACCCAACGGAAAGCTGTCTCCTCCTCGCTACCCCGTCAACAGCGCCGCAGCAGTAAGAACCTTTGGGTTCGAGCCTATAGAAGAGGACCTTGATGTTGACGATAAAGTGGAGGAGCTGATGAG GAGGGATAGCAGCATGGTAAAAGAGGAGATTAAAGCCTTTCTGGGGAACCGCCGGATCTCGCAGGCTGTGGTGGCACAAGTCACTG GCATCAGCCAGAGCAGAATCTCCCATTGGCTGCTGCAGCATGGCTCCGACCTGAGTGAGCAGAAGAAGAGGGCCTTCTACCGTTGGTACGCGCTGGAGAAAACTACACCAG GTGCCACTCTGAACATGCGGCCGGCGCCATTGCCTCTAGAGGAGATGGAGTGGAGGCAAACTCCTCCTCCACTGGCCACAGCCCCGGGAACTTTCCGACTTCGGCGGGGAAGCCGCTTCACTTGGAGGAAGGAGTGTCTGGCTGTGATGGAGAG CTACTTCAACGACAACCAGTACCCAGATGAAGCCAAAAGGGAGGAAATTGCCAACGCCTgcaatgctgttattcagaAACCAG GGAAGAAGCTATCTGATTTGGAGAGGGTCACTTCCCTCAAAGTTTACAACTGGTTCGCGAACCgccgcaaagaaatcaagaggcGAGCTAACATTG CCACAATCCTGGAGAGTCATGGGATAGACGTGCAGAGTCCAGGAGGACACTCCAACAGCGACGACATTGACGGGAACGATTTCACAGACCAG GCATGTGATCTGCCATATTTTGACAAGAGACCTCTCAGCCGACAATTTGGCCTTTACCGCTTGGAGCCCAGCTCCCCTACACAG GATGACAACGCCGCTCACAGCGAGCACCAGGATCCCATCTCCTTGGCTGTGGAGATGGCCGCAGTCAATCACACCATCTTGGCCCTGTCTAGAACCGGAGGGGTTCCCAGTGATATCAAGACAGAAGTCCTGGAGGACGACTGA